In Phenylobacterium koreense, one DNA window encodes the following:
- the tldD gene encoding metalloprotease TldD, which translates to MNAHAPAASILESAGVAPSRAREILGQALAGADDGELFVERSESEAFLFDDGRLKSASYDSSEGFGLRVVAGETAGYSHSSEVSEAAIQRAAQSSALAKRGYSGVSADGPRATNAKLYGEEDPTASPDFSDKVALLQEIDAWARARDPRVVQVMASLAGERRIVEILRADGRLIRDVRPLCRVNVQVTVEKDGKRENGFSGAGGRAGFEAWISPDKWQAQAEEALRQALVNLDAVPCPAGEMDVVLGPGWNGVLLHEAVGHGLEGDFNRKGTSAFSGRIGERVAAPGVTVFDDGTLAGRRGSLTVDDEGTPTERTILIEDGILVGYMHDRMSARLMGLTATGNGRRQSYAHMPMPRMTNTAMMAGVHKQEEMIASTKRGLYCANFGGGQVDITNGKFVFQCTEAYLIEDGKITTPVKGATLIGDGPSALTRVTMIGDDFDFDPGVGVCGKSGQSVPVGVGQPSLKITGLTVGGTNI; encoded by the coding sequence ATGAACGCCCACGCCCCCGCCGCTTCGATCCTCGAGTCCGCCGGTGTCGCCCCTAGCCGGGCGCGTGAAATCCTCGGCCAGGCCCTGGCCGGAGCTGATGATGGCGAACTTTTCGTCGAACGCTCGGAGAGCGAGGCCTTTCTGTTCGACGACGGACGACTGAAGTCCGCCTCCTATGATTCGTCGGAGGGCTTCGGCCTGCGTGTCGTCGCCGGCGAGACTGCGGGGTATTCGCATTCCAGCGAGGTCTCCGAGGCCGCGATCCAACGCGCGGCCCAGTCCTCGGCTCTGGCCAAGCGCGGCTATTCCGGCGTTTCGGCCGATGGCCCTCGGGCGACGAACGCCAAGCTCTATGGCGAGGAGGATCCGACGGCCTCACCCGACTTTTCGGACAAGGTGGCGCTGCTGCAGGAAATCGACGCCTGGGCCCGGGCCCGGGATCCGCGTGTCGTTCAGGTCATGGCCAGCCTGGCGGGCGAGCGGCGGATCGTCGAGATTCTCCGCGCGGACGGGCGGCTGATCCGCGACGTCCGCCCGCTATGCCGGGTCAACGTCCAGGTCACCGTGGAAAAGGACGGCAAGCGGGAGAATGGCTTTTCCGGCGCCGGCGGTCGAGCCGGCTTCGAGGCTTGGATTTCTCCGGACAAGTGGCAAGCCCAGGCCGAGGAGGCGCTGCGCCAGGCCCTGGTGAACCTCGACGCCGTCCCCTGCCCCGCCGGTGAGATGGACGTGGTGCTCGGGCCGGGCTGGAACGGCGTGCTGCTGCACGAGGCGGTCGGCCATGGCCTGGAAGGCGACTTCAACCGCAAGGGCACCTCCGCCTTCTCCGGCCGCATCGGCGAGCGAGTGGCCGCCCCCGGCGTCACGGTCTTCGACGATGGCACGCTGGCCGGCCGCCGGGGCTCGCTGACCGTCGACGACGAGGGCACCCCGACCGAACGCACCATACTGATCGAGGACGGCATCCTGGTGGGCTACATGCACGACCGGATGAGCGCGCGGCTGATGGGCCTGACCGCCACCGGCAACGGGCGTCGGCAGTCCTACGCCCACATGCCCATGCCACGGATGACCAACACCGCCATGATGGCCGGCGTCCACAAGCAGGAGGAGATGATCGCCTCCACCAAGCGCGGCCTCTATTGCGCGAACTTCGGCGGCGGCCAGGTGGACATCACCAACGGCAAGTTCGTCTTCCAGTGCACCGAGGCCTATCTGATCGAGGACGGCAAGATCACCACGCCGGTCAAGGGCGCCACCCTGATCGGCGATGGTCCCTCGGCCCTGACGCGGGTCACCATGATCGGCGACGACTTCGACTTCGATCCCGGCGTCGGGGTCTGTGGCAAGTCGGGCCAGAGCGTGCCAGTGGGCGTGGGCCAGCCCTCGCTGAAGATCACCGGTCTGACCGTGGGCGGAACGAACATCTGA